In one Salipiger abyssi genomic region, the following are encoded:
- the ribD gene encoding bifunctional diaminohydroxyphosphoribosylaminopyrimidine deaminase/5-amino-6-(5-phosphoribosylamino)uracil reductase RibD, which produces MSDDTRHMAHALRLGRRRMGQCWPNPAVGCVIVKDGHVVGRGATAQGGRPHAEPLALSQAGDAARGATAYVTLEPCAHHGKTPPCVEALVRAGIARVVAPLADNDPRVSGKGFEHLRRHGVEVTTGVLAEEAARDHAGFFLRVDQGRPLVTLKLANSFDGRIATATGESQWITGPEARRVVHGLRASHDAVMVGAGTARADDPALTVRGWGEVRQPVRVVVSRLIDVPLMSKLASTARDVPVWLVHGSDAASQTRRAWESCGALLLPCEVSGGRIDPQALLAALGAQGLTRVFCEGGGQLAASLLAADLVDELVGFTAGIALGAEGRPGIGAMGVDRLAEAPRFVLEEVRATGADVMHRWRRG; this is translated from the coding sequence GTGAGCGACGACACCCGCCACATGGCCCATGCCCTGAGGCTGGGCCGGCGACGGATGGGCCAGTGCTGGCCCAACCCGGCTGTGGGCTGCGTGATCGTCAAGGACGGGCATGTGGTGGGGCGCGGCGCCACCGCACAAGGCGGGCGCCCGCATGCGGAACCGCTGGCACTTTCGCAGGCCGGCGATGCGGCGCGCGGCGCCACCGCCTATGTCACGCTGGAGCCCTGCGCCCATCACGGCAAGACCCCGCCCTGCGTCGAGGCGCTTGTGCGTGCCGGTATCGCGCGCGTCGTGGCACCGCTGGCCGACAACGATCCGAGAGTGTCGGGCAAGGGGTTCGAGCATCTGCGCCGGCACGGCGTCGAGGTGACCACCGGCGTGCTGGCCGAAGAGGCGGCGCGCGATCATGCCGGCTTCTTTCTGCGTGTCGATCAGGGGCGCCCGCTGGTCACGCTGAAGCTCGCCAACAGTTTCGACGGGCGCATCGCCACCGCCACCGGCGAAAGCCAGTGGATCACCGGGCCCGAGGCGCGCCGCGTCGTGCACGGCCTGCGCGCGTCGCATGACGCGGTGATGGTGGGGGCGGGCACCGCGCGCGCCGACGATCCGGCGCTGACGGTGCGCGGCTGGGGAGAGGTCCGGCAGCCGGTGCGGGTGGTGGTCTCGCGCCTCATCGACGTGCCGCTGATGAGCAAGCTCGCCAGCACCGCGCGCGACGTGCCGGTGTGGCTGGTGCATGGCTCGGACGCCGCGTCGCAGACCCGCCGCGCCTGGGAAAGTTGCGGCGCACTCCTCCTGCCCTGCGAGGTGTCGGGCGGGCGCATCGACCCGCAGGCGCTGCTCGCGGCGCTTGGTGCGCAGGGGCTCACACGGGTGTTCTGCGAGGGTGGGGGGCAGCTCGCCGCCTCGCTGCTTGCCGCCGATCTGGTGGATGAGCTGGTGGGCTTCACCGCCGGCATCGCGCTGGGGGCCGAGGGCCGCCCGGGCATCGGCGCCATGGGCGTCGACCGTCTGGCGGAGGCGCCGCGTTTCGTGCTGGAGGAGGTGCGGGCCACCGGCGCGGATGTCATGCATCGCTGGCGCCGGGGCTGA
- a CDS encoding DUF1150 family protein — protein MNTKFEFKLPGEDRIVYVRPVAAVDLPEEMQSQLGGLETLYAVHNSDGERLALVKDRKLAFVLARQNDFAPVTVH, from the coding sequence ATGAATACCAAGTTCGAATTCAAACTCCCGGGCGAAGACCGCATCGTCTATGTCCGCCCCGTCGCCGCCGTGGATCTGCCCGAGGAAATGCAGAGCCAGCTCGGCGGGCTGGAGACGCTCTATGCCGTGCACAATTCCGATGGCGAACGGCTGGCGCTGGTCAAGGACCGCAAGCTCGCCTTCGTGCTGGCGCGGCAGAACGACTTTGCCCCGGTGACGGTCCACTAA
- a CDS encoding Hsp20 family protein: protein MSKMTLGSYPHMLGFEQLERLLERTAKSSEGYPPFNIEQTADDSYRITLAVAGFSENDLSITVEDRQLVIRGRQREDGAERIFLHRGIAARQFQRSFVLADGVEVGEAVMENGLLHVDLTLSRPETVVQTIQIRKG, encoded by the coding sequence ATGAGCAAAATGACCCTGGGTTCCTACCCGCATATGCTCGGCTTCGAGCAGCTCGAGCGCCTGCTCGAACGTACTGCCAAGTCGAGCGAAGGCTACCCGCCTTTCAATATCGAACAGACCGCGGACGATTCCTACCGGATCACCCTCGCCGTGGCCGGTTTCTCGGAAAATGACCTGTCGATTACCGTCGAGGACCGCCAGCTGGTGATCCGCGGGCGGCAGCGCGAGGATGGCGCGGAACGCATCTTTTTGCATCGCGGCATCGCGGCGCGGCAGTTCCAGCGCAGTTTCGTCTTGGCCGATGGCGTGGAAGTGGGGGAGGCTGTGATGGAGAACGGCCTGCTGCACGTGGATCTCACGCTGTCGCGTCCCGAGACGGTGGTTCAGACGATCCAGATCAGAAAGGGGTAA
- a CDS encoding YdcH family protein, whose protein sequence is MDAPQDISMKTEEVLRVELEVFRREHRDLDDAIAALHERGVADQLTLQRLKKKKLFLKDKIALIEDRLTPDIIA, encoded by the coding sequence ATGGACGCGCCGCAAGATATCTCGATGAAGACCGAGGAGGTGTTGCGGGTCGAGCTGGAGGTGTTCAGACGCGAACACCGCGATCTCGACGATGCGATTGCCGCCCTGCACGAGCGCGGCGTGGCCGATCAGCTGACCTTGCAGCGGCTGAAGAAGAAGAAGCTGTTTCTCAAGGACAAAATCGCCCTGATCGAGGACCGGCTGACACCCGATATCATCGCCTGA
- a CDS encoding LysE family translocator translates to MAEVVLSLIVFLLPLAYSPGPANMVFAATGARFGSRATIPMSLGYHLATWAVTLAIGLGFAGAVGQMPLLLKALRWAGALYVLYLAWRLARAGASSSKAISGLSGMRDGALLLLLNPKAYVIIALMFAQFLGRAPLGPVAEVVLITTVFTLNNLLAFICWTVVGDRIAALFRSERAARRLNAGFALVLAGVALWMLLG, encoded by the coding sequence ATGGCCGAGGTGGTTCTGTCGCTGATCGTGTTTCTGTTGCCGCTGGCCTACAGCCCGGGGCCGGCCAATATGGTGTTTGCCGCAACCGGCGCGCGCTTTGGCTCGCGCGCCACGATTCCGATGAGCCTTGGCTATCATCTGGCCACCTGGGCGGTCACTCTCGCCATCGGGCTGGGCTTTGCCGGCGCTGTCGGGCAGATGCCGCTGCTGCTCAAGGCGCTGAGATGGGCGGGCGCGCTCTATGTGCTCTATCTCGCCTGGCGCCTCGCCCGCGCCGGGGCGTCTTCGTCCAAGGCCATCTCGGGCCTGTCGGGGATGCGTGACGGTGCGCTCCTGCTGCTGCTGAACCCCAAGGCCTATGTGATCATCGCGCTGATGTTCGCGCAGTTCCTTGGCCGCGCGCCGCTCGGTCCGGTCGCAGAGGTGGTGCTGATCACCACGGTCTTCACCCTGAACAACCTGCTGGCCTTCATCTGCTGGACGGTGGTCGGCGACCGGATCGCGGCGCTGTTTCGCAGCGAGCGGGCGGCGCGGCGGCTGAACGCGGGGTTTGCACTCGTTCTCGCCGGCGTTGCCCTGTGGATGCTGCTCGGCTGA
- a CDS encoding L-lactate dehydrogenase gives MKVGIVGAGMVGSAAGYALALRGGASEVVLVDRNLALATAQAEDIAHAVPFAHPCRISAGDYDALEGTDLVILAAGVAQKPGEDRLSLLSRNADVFAQVIDGVQRAAPEAMLLVASNPVDVMTDVALHASGLPPERVIGSGTILDTARFRSLLGGHLGVAPQSVHAYVLGEHGDSEVLAWAAARAGSEPVEHFAVQVGAAITGEVRARIDEGVRRAAYRIIEGKGATWYGIGAGLARIVQAVRDDQRAVLSVSMATPEVEGVRDVALSLPRVVGRAGVLATLMPELASDEATALRRSAEMLKETAEALG, from the coding sequence ATGAAGGTCGGAATTGTCGGCGCGGGAATGGTCGGATCGGCGGCGGGCTATGCGCTGGCGCTGCGCGGCGGCGCCAGCGAGGTGGTGCTGGTCGACCGCAATCTCGCGCTTGCCACCGCGCAGGCGGAGGACATTGCCCATGCCGTGCCCTTTGCCCATCCCTGCCGCATCTCTGCCGGCGACTACGACGCGCTGGAGGGCACCGATCTGGTGATCCTCGCCGCCGGTGTCGCGCAGAAACCCGGCGAGGACCGGCTGAGCCTGCTGTCGCGCAATGCCGATGTCTTTGCGCAGGTGATCGACGGCGTGCAGCGCGCCGCGCCCGAGGCGATGCTGCTGGTCGCCTCGAACCCGGTGGATGTGATGACCGACGTGGCGCTGCACGCCTCGGGATTGCCGCCGGAACGGGTGATCGGCTCGGGCACGATTCTCGACACCGCGCGGTTCCGCAGCCTGCTCGGCGGGCATCTCGGCGTGGCGCCGCAATCGGTGCATGCCTATGTGCTGGGCGAACACGGCGATTCGGAAGTGCTGGCCTGGGCGGCGGCGCGGGCCGGATCGGAACCGGTGGAGCACTTTGCGGTGCAGGTGGGCGCCGCGATCACCGGCGAGGTGCGCGCGCGCATCGACGAGGGTGTGCGCCGCGCCGCCTATCGCATCATCGAGGGCAAGGGCGCGACCTGGTACGGCATCGGTGCCGGGCTCGCGCGGATCGTGCAGGCGGTGCGCGACGATCAGCGCGCGGTGCTGTCGGTCTCGATGGCGACGCCGGAGGTTGAGGGGGTACGCGACGTGGCGCTCAGCCTGCCGCGCGTCGTGGGCCGCGCCGGCGTGCTGGCGACGCTGATGCCGGAGCTTGCCTCCGACGAGGCGACGGCGCTGCGGCGCTCGGCGGAGATGCTGAAGGAAACGGCGGAGGCGCTTGGTTAA
- the hisG gene encoding ATP phosphoribosyltransferase, which yields MSIKLGVPSKGRLMEKTFDWFGARGVRLSRTGSEREYSGAVEGVGGVDLVLLSAGEIPRELAAGRLHLGVTGTDLIHEKLVQWDQKVEPLAELGFGQADLIVAVPACWVDVTTLDDLDAAAAAFRAAHGFRMRIATKYHRLVRDYLRRGGVADYQLVDSQGATEGTVKNLTAEAIADITSTGETLRANHLKVLEEEPVLRSQATLFRSRAARLEDGDRQVLRGLTETLGV from the coding sequence ATGAGCATCAAGCTGGGCGTGCCCTCCAAGGGACGGCTGATGGAAAAGACCTTCGACTGGTTCGGCGCGCGCGGCGTGCGCCTCAGCCGGACCGGCTCGGAGCGGGAATATTCCGGCGCCGTCGAGGGCGTCGGCGGGGTCGATCTGGTGCTGCTCTCGGCGGGCGAGATCCCGCGTGAGCTAGCGGCGGGACGGCTGCATCTGGGGGTGACCGGCACCGATCTCATTCACGAGAAGCTGGTGCAGTGGGACCAGAAGGTCGAGCCGCTGGCGGAGCTGGGCTTCGGCCAGGCGGATCTGATCGTCGCGGTGCCCGCCTGCTGGGTCGATGTCACCACGCTCGACGATCTCGACGCGGCGGCGGCGGCGTTCCGCGCCGCGCACGGGTTCCGGATGCGGATCGCCACGAAATACCACCGGCTGGTGCGCGATTACCTGCGCCGGGGCGGCGTGGCGGATTACCAGTTGGTGGACAGCCAGGGCGCCACCGAGGGCACGGTGAAGAACCTCACCGCCGAGGCCATCGCCGACATCACCTCGACCGGCGAGACGCTGCGCGCGAACCATCTCAAGGTGCTGGAGGAAGAGCCGGTGCTGCGCAGCCAGGCGACGCTGTTCCGCAGCCGCGCGGCGCGGCTGGAGGATGGCGACCGGCAGGTGCTGCGCGGGCTCACCGAGACGCTGGGAGTCTGA
- a CDS encoding ATP phosphoribosyltransferase regulatory subunit — MGVSIAEERAEAVRLRARFVEAGAKNVDCAILQPAETLLDLYGEDIRARAYVTQDPARGEVMLRPDFTVPVVQMHMQSGAAPSRYTYCGEVFRRQEEHPERASEYFQVGYELFADEAPAQADAEVFALFAETLAPFGLRAVTGDIGILTAAVAGLKTSERRRDALMRHIWRPRRFRALLDRYSGRTPPPPARKALLEAQDAMAGAGPMIGMRSEAEIAARIEALRADAAEGPLCDSQVQLIDTLLAVRETCPYALEHLHDIAVDLPGLLPAVERFARRCDALAARGIDVEALEFEASYGRTSMEYYDGFVFGFLAPQRPDLPPIATGGRYDALTARLGQGRAAPAVGGVIRPGLLLQLEGGA, encoded by the coding sequence ATGGGCGTGAGCATCGCAGAGGAACGCGCCGAGGCGGTGCGGCTGCGTGCCCGCTTTGTCGAGGCCGGCGCCAAAAACGTGGATTGCGCCATCCTGCAACCCGCCGAGACCCTGCTCGATCTCTATGGCGAGGATATCCGCGCCCGCGCCTATGTCACCCAGGATCCGGCGCGCGGCGAGGTGATGCTGCGCCCGGATTTCACCGTGCCGGTGGTACAGATGCATATGCAGAGCGGCGCCGCGCCCTCGCGCTACACCTATTGCGGAGAGGTGTTCCGGCGGCAGGAAGAGCACCCCGAGCGCGCCTCGGAATATTTCCAGGTGGGGTACGAGCTCTTTGCGGATGAGGCGCCGGCGCAGGCGGATGCCGAGGTGTTCGCGCTCTTTGCCGAGACGCTGGCGCCCTTTGGGCTGCGCGCGGTGACTGGCGATATCGGGATTCTCACCGCCGCCGTGGCGGGGTTGAAGACATCCGAGCGGCGCCGGGACGCGCTGATGCGGCATATCTGGCGCCCGCGCCGGTTCCGCGCCCTGCTCGACCGCTATTCCGGCCGCACCCCGCCGCCACCCGCGCGCAAGGCGCTCTTGGAGGCGCAGGATGCCATGGCCGGGGCCGGGCCGATGATCGGCATGCGCTCGGAGGCGGAGATCGCCGCGCGCATCGAAGCGCTGCGCGCCGATGCCGCCGAGGGGCCGCTCTGCGACAGCCAGGTGCAGCTGATCGACACGCTGCTGGCGGTGCGCGAGACCTGCCCCTATGCGCTGGAGCATCTGCACGACATCGCTGTCGACCTGCCCGGGCTGCTGCCGGCGGTCGAGCGCTTCGCGCGGCGCTGCGACGCGCTGGCGGCGCGCGGCATCGACGTGGAGGCGCTGGAATTCGAGGCGAGCTACGGGCGCACCTCGATGGAATATTACGACGGCTTCGTCTTCGGTTTCCTGGCGCCGCAGCGCCCGGATCTGCCGCCCATCGCCACGGGCGGGCGCTATGACGCGCTGACCGCGCGGCTGGGACAGGGCCGCGCCGCGCCGGCGGTGGGCGGGGTGATCCGCCCCGGCCTGCTGCTGCAACTGGAGGGTGGGGCATGA
- the hisS gene encoding histidine--tRNA ligase, with protein sequence MAKVKKAPRPKAQTPKGFRDYFGSEVSERAEMLRAIAGVYHRYGFEALESSAVETVEALGKFLPDVDRPNEGVFAWQDEDEGWVALRYDLTAPLARVYAQHRNDLPTPYRRYAMGPVWRNEKPGPGRFRQFYQCDADTVGTGSVAADAEICAMLADTLEVVGIPRGDYLVRVNNRKVLNGILEAAGLDGQDKAHERGIVLRAIDKLDRLGKDGVAALLGKGRQDNSGDFTSGANLSADQAEIIMRFVNASENITQKLNEIAGESFGLSIKVFEDAAQKPSEGSFEPAGNSLDALEYEVWNGAVLDYLSELVEDSKVGQEGVDELRQIENLLAAQGYFADRIRLDPSVVRGLGYYTGPVFEAELTFEILDEKGRKRQFGSVAGGGRYDDLVKRFTGQAVPATGVSIGVDRLLAALREKGRIGGSVQGPVVVTVMDRDRMADYQTMVAELRNAGIRAEVYLGNPKNFGNQLKYADKRNSPVAVIEGGDEKANGVVQIKDLILGAKLAQEATLEEWKERPSQYEVPRGELVAKVKEILSQWA encoded by the coding sequence ATGGCCAAAGTGAAAAAAGCCCCCCGCCCCAAGGCGCAGACGCCGAAGGGATTCCGCGATTATTTCGGATCGGAAGTGAGCGAGCGCGCCGAGATGCTGCGCGCCATCGCCGGGGTCTATCATCGCTACGGCTTCGAGGCGCTGGAATCGAGCGCGGTGGAGACGGTCGAGGCGCTCGGCAAGTTCCTGCCCGATGTGGACCGCCCGAACGAGGGGGTCTTTGCCTGGCAGGACGAGGACGAGGGCTGGGTGGCGCTGCGCTATGACCTCACCGCGCCGCTGGCGCGGGTCTATGCCCAGCACCGCAACGATCTGCCGACGCCCTATCGGCGCTATGCCATGGGGCCGGTCTGGCGCAACGAAAAGCCCGGGCCCGGACGGTTCCGGCAGTTCTATCAATGCGACGCCGATACGGTGGGCACCGGCTCAGTGGCCGCCGATGCCGAGATCTGCGCGATGCTGGCGGACACGCTGGAAGTGGTCGGCATTCCGCGCGGCGATTATCTGGTGCGGGTCAACAACCGCAAGGTGTTGAACGGAATTCTCGAAGCGGCTGGCCTTGATGGTCAAGACAAGGCACATGAGCGTGGAATTGTTCTCCGAGCGATTGATAAGTTGGATCGCCTGGGTAAGGATGGCGTTGCAGCCCTGCTCGGAAAAGGGCGACAAGACAATAGTGGTGATTTTACTAGCGGCGCAAACCTGAGCGCTGACCAAGCAGAAATTATCATGCGATTCGTCAATGCTAGCGAGAATATTACCCAAAAACTCAATGAAATCGCAGGCGAGTCTTTTGGACTTTCCATAAAAGTCTTTGAAGACGCTGCTCAAAAACCAAGTGAAGGCTCATTCGAACCTGCCGGAAATTCTCTCGACGCGCTTGAATACGAGGTATGGAACGGCGCTGTGCTCGACTATCTTTCTGAACTGGTGGAAGATTCGAAAGTCGGACAAGAAGGTGTCGATGAACTTCGACAAATCGAGAATCTACTCGCGGCACAAGGGTACTTCGCAGATCGCATTCGGCTAGATCCCTCGGTCGTACGCGGCCTCGGCTATTACACCGGGCCGGTCTTTGAGGCAGAGCTGACCTTCGAGATCCTCGACGAGAAGGGCCGCAAGCGGCAGTTCGGCTCGGTCGCCGGCGGCGGGCGTTATGACGATCTGGTCAAGCGCTTCACCGGTCAGGCGGTGCCGGCGACCGGCGTTTCCATCGGCGTCGACCGGCTGCTTGCCGCGCTGCGCGAGAAGGGCCGCATCGGCGGCAGCGTGCAGGGGCCGGTGGTGGTGACGGTCATGGACCGCGACCGTATGGCCGATTACCAGACCATGGTGGCCGAGCTGCGCAATGCCGGCATCCGCGCCGAGGTCTATCTCGGCAATCCGAAGAATTTCGGCAACCAGCTCAAATATGCCGACAAGCGCAACTCGCCCGTCGCGGTGATCGAGGGCGGCGACGAGAAGGCCAATGGCGTGGTGCAGATCAAGGACCTGATCCTCGGCGCCAAGCTGGCGCAGGAGGCGACGCTCGAGGAATGGAAGGAGCGGCCCAGCCAGTACGAGGTGCCGCGCGGCGAGCTGGTCGCCAAGGTCAAAGAGATCCTGAGCCAATGGGCGTGA
- a CDS encoding SlyX family protein yields MPADTAALEERIAHLQRVVEDLSDTVARQDQEIALLTRRVALLMEREAARQDEGTGGVVMGDERPPHY; encoded by the coding sequence ATGCCCGCCGATACCGCCGCTCTCGAGGAACGCATCGCGCATCTGCAGCGCGTGGTCGAGGATCTCTCCGATACCGTCGCACGTCAGGATCAGGAGATCGCGCTGCTCACCCGCCGCGTGGCGCTGCTCATGGAGCGCGAGGCGGCGCGGCAGGACGAGGGCACCGGCGGGGTGGTGATGGGCGACGAGCGCCCGCCGCATTACTGA
- the dnaE gene encoding DNA polymerase III subunit alpha: MADPRFIHLRVHTEYSLLEGAVRLKKLPGLCETMGMPAVAVTDTNNLFSALEFSVTASGAGVQPIIGCQVDLQYVQPVPGERPRPPAPVVLLAQNERGYENLMKLNSCLYLRHDGQQEHVTLEELEQYGAGLICLSGGPDGPVGRLLRENHRAAAQTLMTRLHQIYDDRLYVELQRHPGEDGLPEAERLTERGHVEMAYEMGLPLVATNDVYFPKSDMYEAHDALICISEGAYVDQQEPRRRLTAQHYLKTPQEMATLFADLPEAIENTVEIAKRCAFMTYKRAPILPKFADDEVEELRRQANEGLQKRLAVIPHAVSPEDYQKRLDFELGIIEGMGFPGYFLIVADFIKWAKEHDIPVGPGRGSGAGSLVAYALTITDLDPLRYSLLFERFLNPERVSMPDFDIDFCMDRREEVIRYVQQKYGHDKVAQIITFGALLSKAAVRDVGRVLQMPYGQVDRLSKMIPVEGVKPVSIEKALQDEPRLREEARNEEVVDRLLTYGQQVEGLLRNASTHAAGVVIADRPTDELVPLYQDPRSDMPATQFNMKWVEQAGLVKFDFLGLKTLTVIQNAVNLILKDGRPIHVAADGTELYQPAEGGENQMNLIPLDDEKTYKLYADAKTVAVFQVESTGMMDALKRMKPTCIEDIVALVALYRPGPMENIPVYCEVKNGLREITSVHPSIDHILAETQGIIVYQEQVMQIAQEMAGYSLGGADLLRRAMGKKIKEAMDAERPKFEKGAAENGVEKKKATEVFDLLEKFANYGFNKSHAAAYAVVSYQTAWLKANHPVEFMAGVMNCDIHLTDKLATYFYELKKGLKLGYTPPCVNRSQAMFDVADQKLVYALGALKNVGVEAMQLVVAGRQDPDAGVTASNGEALDQVRGGREKPFVNLYDFARRVDLKRVGKRPLEMLARAGAFDQLDRNRRRVFESLDALVAYSAAVHEQKGSAQVSLFGEAGDDLPEPRLSPVPDWLPAERLSEEFKAIGFYLSGHPLDDYMPALKRRDVMTLDDVEERARGGACIAKLAGVVAGRQERKSARGNRFAFAQLSDPTGAYEVTIFSETLEKSRDMLETGAKVVVTVEATLESDQLKLLARSFGPVEHVVADAGASGLRIFIEEPGTVAQVASVLSRASEQMPKAGRGPIRLCLTAAGLPGEVEMDLKQEFPVTPEIKGAVKSLDGVLAVEDF, translated from the coding sequence ATGGCAGATCCCCGATTCATTCACCTCCGCGTCCACACCGAATATTCCCTGCTCGAAGGCGCCGTCCGGCTGAAAAAGCTGCCGGGGCTCTGCGAGACCATGGGCATGCCCGCCGTGGCGGTGACCGACACCAACAACCTGTTCTCGGCGCTGGAGTTTTCCGTGACCGCCAGCGGCGCGGGGGTGCAGCCGATCATCGGCTGTCAGGTCGATCTGCAATATGTGCAGCCGGTTCCGGGCGAACGGCCCAGGCCGCCCGCCCCCGTCGTGCTTCTGGCGCAGAACGAGCGCGGCTATGAAAACCTGATGAAGCTCAATTCCTGCCTCTATCTGCGCCATGACGGCCAGCAGGAGCATGTGACGCTGGAGGAGCTGGAACAATACGGCGCCGGGCTGATCTGCCTTTCCGGCGGCCCGGACGGGCCGGTCGGGCGGCTCTTGCGGGAAAACCACCGCGCCGCGGCGCAGACGCTGATGACGAGGCTGCACCAGATCTATGACGACCGGCTCTATGTCGAGCTGCAACGCCATCCCGGCGAGGACGGGCTGCCCGAGGCGGAACGGCTGACCGAGCGCGGCCATGTGGAGATGGCCTATGAGATGGGGCTGCCGCTGGTTGCCACCAACGATGTGTATTTCCCGAAATCCGACATGTACGAGGCGCATGACGCGCTGATCTGCATCTCCGAGGGCGCCTATGTCGACCAGCAGGAACCGCGCCGCCGGCTGACCGCGCAGCATTACCTCAAGACCCCGCAGGAGATGGCGACGCTGTTTGCCGATCTGCCCGAGGCGATCGAGAACACCGTCGAGATCGCCAAGCGCTGCGCCTTCATGACCTACAAGCGCGCCCCGATCCTGCCGAAATTCGCCGATGACGAGGTCGAGGAGCTGCGGCGCCAGGCCAATGAGGGCCTGCAAAAGCGCCTGGCGGTGATCCCGCACGCGGTCAGCCCCGAGGACTACCAGAAGCGGCTCGATTTCGAACTGGGCATCATCGAGGGCATGGGCTTTCCCGGCTACTTTCTGATCGTGGCAGACTTCATCAAATGGGCCAAGGAGCACGATATCCCCGTCGGGCCGGGCCGGGGCTCGGGCGCCGGCTCTCTGGTGGCCTATGCGCTTACCATCACCGACCTCGACCCGCTGCGCTATTCGCTGCTCTTCGAGCGCTTCCTCAACCCCGAACGGGTCTCGATGCCCGACTTCGACATCGACTTCTGCATGGACCGCCGCGAAGAGGTGATCCGCTACGTTCAGCAGAAATACGGTCATGACAAGGTGGCGCAGATCATCACCTTCGGCGCGCTGCTGTCGAAGGCGGCGGTGCGCGATGTGGGCCGGGTGTTGCAGATGCCCTATGGCCAGGTCGACCGGCTGTCGAAGATGATCCCGGTGGAGGGGGTGAAACCCGTCTCCATCGAGAAGGCGCTTCAGGACGAGCCGCGCCTGCGCGAGGAGGCGCGCAACGAGGAGGTGGTCGACCGGCTGCTGACCTATGGCCAGCAGGTGGAGGGGCTTCTCCGCAACGCCTCGACCCACGCCGCCGGGGTGGTGATCGCCGACCGCCCGACAGACGAGCTGGTGCCGCTCTATCAGGATCCGCGCTCGGACATGCCGGCCACCCAGTTCAACATGAAATGGGTGGAACAGGCAGGGCTGGTGAAGTTCGACTTCCTCGGCCTCAAGACGCTGACGGTGATCCAGAACGCGGTGAACCTGATCCTCAAGGACGGGCGGCCCATCCATGTGGCCGCCGACGGCACGGAGCTTTACCAGCCCGCCGAGGGCGGCGAGAACCAGATGAACCTCATCCCGCTGGACGATGAGAAGACCTACAAGCTCTACGCCGATGCCAAGACCGTCGCGGTGTTCCAGGTGGAAAGTACCGGCATGATGGATGCGCTCAAGCGCATGAAGCCCACCTGTATCGAGGATATCGTGGCGCTCGTGGCGCTTTACCGTCCGGGCCCGATGGAAAACATCCCGGTCTATTGCGAGGTCAAGAACGGCCTGCGCGAGATCACCTCGGTGCACCCGTCGATCGACCATATCCTTGCCGAGACCCAGGGCATCATCGTCTATCAGGAACAGGTGATGCAGATCGCCCAGGAAATGGCGGGATACAGCCTCGGCGGCGCCGACCTGCTGCGCCGCGCCATGGGCAAGAAGATCAAGGAGGCCATGGACGCCGAGCGGCCGAAATTCGAAAAGGGCGCGGCGGAGAACGGCGTCGAGAAGAAGAAGGCGACCGAGGTCTTCGACCTGCTGGAGAAATTCGCCAATTACGGCTTCAACAAATCCCACGCCGCCGCCTATGCGGTGGTGAGCTACCAGACGGCGTGGCTCAAGGCCAACCACCCGGTGGAGTTCATGGCCGGGGTGATGAACTGCGATATCCATCTCACCGACAAGCTCGCGACCTATTTCTACGAGCTGAAGAAGGGGCTGAAGCTGGGCTATACGCCGCCCTGCGTGAACCGCAGCCAGGCGATGTTCGACGTGGCCGACCAGAAGCTGGTCTATGCGCTGGGGGCACTGAAGAATGTCGGCGTCGAGGCGATGCAGCTGGTGGTGGCCGGGCGGCAGGATCCGGATGCGGGCGTCACGGCATCAAACGGCGAGGCCCTGGATCAAGTCCGGGGCGGGCGTGAGAAACCTTTCGTCAATCTCTACGATTTCGCCCGGCGGGTGGACCTGAAGCGGGTCGGCAAGCGGCCGCTGGAGATGCTGGCCCGCGCCGGCGCCTTCGACCAGCTCGACCGCAACCGGCGGCGGGTCTTCGAGAGTCTCGATGCGCTGGTCGCCTATTCGGCGGCGGTGCATGAGCAGAAGGGCAGCGCGCAGGTCTCGCTCTTTGGTGAGGCCGGCGACGATCTGCCCGAGCCGCGCCTGTCGCCGGTGCCCGACTGGCTGCCGGCAGAGCGGCTGAGCGAGGAATTCAAGGCCATCGGCTTCTACCTTTCGGGCCATCCGCTCGACGATTACATGCCGGCGCTGAAACGGCGCGACGTGATGACGCTGGACGATGTCGAGGAGAGGGCCCGCGGCGGCGCCTGCATCGCCAAGCTGGCGGGCGTGGTGGCCGGGCGGCAGGAGCGCAAATCGGCGCGCGGCAACCGCTTTGCCTTTGCCCAGCTTTCCGATCCGACCGGCGCCTATGAGGTGACGATCTTTTCCGAGACGCTGGAGAAATCCCGCGACATGCTGGAGACCGGCGCCAAGGTGGTGGTGACCGTCGAGGCGACGCTGGAATCCGATCAGCTCAAGCTTCTGGCGCGCAGTTTCGGGCCGGTCGAGCATGTGGTCGCCGATGCCGGCGCCTCGGGGCTGCGGATCTTCATCGAGGAGCCGGGCACGGTGGCGCAGGTCGCCTCGGTGCTGAGCCGCGCCTCCGAGCAGATGCCCAAGGCCGGGCGCGGGCCGATCCGGCTGTGCCTGACGGCGGCGGGGCTGCCGGGCGAGGTGGAGATGGATCTCAAGCAGGAGTTCCCGGTGACGCCGGAGATCAAGGGGGCGGTGAAATCGCTCGACGGAGTGCTGGCGGTGGAGGATTTCTGA